The sequence below is a genomic window from Acanthochromis polyacanthus isolate Apoly-LR-REF ecotype Palm Island chromosome 14, KAUST_Apoly_ChrSc, whole genome shotgun sequence.
attttaaatccacCGTCCATAAGTTCTACTTacattattttagttttaataAAATCTATAGGCTCAATAAAAACACCCAAGTTTAGCAGAGTCTAGTATAAAGGCTTAGAAAAGAAATCTCTTGCAGAAGACGAGGTTATGTTTTCACCAACTGTTGACAAGTGAGTTGCCTCCTACAGGGTCACACTTCAGAAACACACCAGAAGGAATGACTGCTTCGAGTGCTGTGTCAAAAACTAGCTAGCAGGTAGCaacttcaataaataaaaaattcaatgCCAATTTGTGAATCAGAACTGAGAAAGTGTGACTAGAAATGGGGACAAACTGAGCTAATCATTGTGCTATCATTCTGGTAGTTGCTGTCATTTTgccctagcctagccatgctacacccatgtttctgacggcacaagggtctagggaagctcgacagggagggaggcgggctaaaaggttgtctatcaaatccctctgcagcaattgggtaggtatacaaccaatcaacgcaacgaataggctgacgtagttccgagagcaccggcggatagtggctaagtcccattagcttcccaaccagcggagccgcggagccaactggtatattaagggtttaccatatcccgtcggcatcagtccaaatacgtctttcttctcaatgaaacacttcagtgccgtcctttgtttatctttcaagttgaattttagcttcaaatctttaagggctgtggccaaagccgagtcgaaagataaccgtttattgtgcgccggttgtttctgtcagaatcgtcacgcctctgtcgtcacttagttacgccgccttctgactctacacttcatggtgattggtccggccagttttaggagaatccagcctcgagccttatggagggtaactagacccaccctggcagagaattaaattcgttgccgtgggttgtctagcgcggctaggctaattttGCCCCACTTTTTAGTCAAAATTTCATGTcccagcaaaaacaacaacaaaaaaacttgcCCAACATTTAAAGGTTTGGATTTTATTACACCTAATCATGATGAAAGCTACTAAAGACTGCTTGCCTGTGAAGCGCCTTACTGCCTCAGTGGGGTGTGTTAGTCTGGTCACCGTCGACTTGGGCTGAACGCTCACTGCTCCTCTTTGCTCTTCTCAAATCCCTTCTCCAGGCCGGTTGTCATGGTGACCACCTCGTAGCAGTGCTCCGTTTCAGGTGAGTGGCCCACGGGGATGCAGTCGTAACCTTTGCCCGCTGAGCTCATTCGCTTCCTGTTGCGGGCGCCGGGCTGATAGAGCTGCATGGCTGGACGGTCCTGCAGGGAGACAAGAGAGCAGCGACATGGGAGAGACAAGCAGCACGCCTTGAATACAGAACTCCATATATCCATACCCTATCAttctctctgtctgctctttttttttttgaaacacaGGTTGAAGTGCATCCCAGCATGTAGAGGATCAGAAAATGCTCGTCTGACATCCCGGGAACAGACTTCCGCTAAGAATAGAAAGCCAACTGTAAATGAACTGCATGTAAATGAATTAACTGTGTTTACCACTGGGCCACCCTACTATTTCTTAACAGGGCTGTAATTACTTGCGGTGTGTGATTAGGGTTGTGCAGACGGTAATCTGGGGCTCCGAGGTCGTTAGAGGAATGATGAAGGGAAGTAGTAGAGGAATTATAACCATAAAGGTTTAGTACCAGTCATCAAATCATTTCTCAAAGCAGATTTTACACATCAGacccaaacaaacacacaaaaaacaactaaaacttGATTTAACTAATATTGTTATATTGCATGCTCAGCATCTAATTTAGTTGtctaagtttgtttttattatttgcttAATCTGaaatttgttttcttgtaaagCTCTTTGTAACTTTGTTTTCAAAGGTTGCTGGACAAATTATTAGTATTGTTatttaaatatccatattttagaGCTGAAAAACCACCTTACTCTAAAAAGCTGCCAAGAAATCTCATAATAACAAAtctgttatgtgtgtgtgtgcaataaTCATGCATGCTCAGCTTTTCTTAGTTCTTAGTTGCTGCTTAGTTCTAGTTTTGCTTCCTTTGTTCTTAGTTTACCTGATTTTTACTTTCTACTTTCACttagtttttgcatctttaaacctttttaaaaaatatttatactcCATTTCTAAatttctgttacattttttaTCATGTAAACTAATTATCTGTGTTCatttgaaatttgttttcatgtgaaGCTCTTTGTAACTTTGTCTTCTAAAGCTGCTATAcagatttctatttttgttattgttacTACAAGGCATACTAGTGCATATAGGAAAAAGCTATTTCATGGCTCCAGAGGAAGTGGCATAAAATCTAATAAactatttttacatgtttaaaaacaaaaacagtgggACTGAAACTGAAAGTGACTTACAGACTTTTGTAGCGAGCTCCTGATCTCTGCTCGAGGCGGCGTTAGTTGAAATTAGTCTTAACTGACACAAATGAATCTCTGTAAATGAAAGGTCAGCTATCACATTACATTGTGGGTCATGATGACTCAAGAGTCtgacaggggaaaaaaagggagaaaaaaaaagccatatcTGGTTCTATTGCGTTCGCTTTAAACTGATCTGCCCGTCATGAAGACGGTTCTATAAATGCAAAGCTAAACTGATGGAGAACTTTTGAGTACAAGCAGGGGGTAATctaggacaaaaaaataaaatagatcaGCCCAGGTATAGTGCTGATCTATTTTAAGTTTTCAGTTCATGACTTTGGGTAATATCTAAACAGGCTGCTTCAATGGCAAACCACACTCAGAATAAAGATGATTTATCTGAGCTATTATCACATCCTAAAGATCGCATAGTTACAAGTCTACATCAGAAGCGACAAAAACAATCAGTGATCACCTTCCCACCAGTCTCATGCTCACCTTCTCGCTCACCTTGTTTCGGAGGCGTTCCTTCCTATTACCCAGGTCCTCCCTGTCCTCCTTTCCCATTTTGTCTCCACTGTCGGGACAGTAAGAATAGCCATGATGGTGGCCCTCCTTCTTGGCTCGGTCCTGGCAGTAGCCTTTCCCCCATTTGGTCTCATCCTTCCGGCGCATGAACTTGTCAAACTCATAGTGGTGTCGCTGACGTTTTCTCTCTTCGTCTTTCCCACGGTGGTCCTTGTCTCTTTGCCTGCGTCCGTGCTGCTCCCGCTGCTCTTTGTCGCTCTCAGGCTGACCTCTAGTGGTTAAAGTACAGATTGCAGAGACACCACATGAAGTCAAAGTCActcagctttattgtcaattcttcAATACGAGCATGACGCACCGATGATCAAAATGACCTTACTCTCTCTTTGTGTAACAGTAGGCATTAAATAAACACTAAGAAAGTTCTAAGATAAAAAGCATGATATAAATTTAgacatataatatatataaaaaaaagatttaaaaactaGGTGAATTAAGAATTAGAAAGCTCTGAGGGGAACAAAGGAAGCAAAACTAGAATGAAGCAACAACCAAGAACTAAGAGAAGCCGAGCATACATGATaacagcacacacaaacacaaattatgAAGTTTCTTGGCAACTTTTTAGAGTCAGGTGGTTTTTCAGGGGCGGTGTGCAGAGAATGGATGGGTGGTTTTTCAGTTCTACAATATGGATGCATGTCCCTATTTAAAACTATTTCACCTATATTCAGTAATTCATATgtatattttccaaaataatgcaaaaatattttcacttgcCTACATATTTTATTAGcgtttaataaataatatattattgCTCTGAAGAACAGCTATTATCTATCACAATAAATGTAATTGGTGTTTGGATCAGAGGGTTGTCAGCTGAAATATCATCTGCTTGGTTGTTTTATTACTGTGAGTTTAACaccaaacattattttatttagctACTGTTACAGATTTTAACACCcgtattttattgtaaatgccCAAAAGCCTTCTTTCAGTGATTTAGGAACCCAGTATCAATTTTGaggttgttaaaaaaaatttatatattatttataatttactAGCAGATATATGGGAAGTATGTCTGAACATAAAGTGGTGCTAAATTTTAATAATTGGACTTCTCACACTGCCCCTCCACAGAAAACAATTCTTACTTTTCTTTGGGTTCCTTCGACTTCATTTGTCCTccagttttctcccattttcctctgtctgcctctccaGTGTCACTTTTGTCCTTCATGCGGTCTGAATCCACGTCATCGTCCCTGTCGCTCTTCTTCAGGAGCTAAATATgtgaataaaacagagaaaaaaaacatacatactgCAGCACCACCCCAACAACAGGGATAAACAGGTTAGTATTCAACAGGTTTTTAGTGGGGAAGGTTTACCTTGATTTTAATGTCTTTATCAGACAACTTCTTCTGCTTCTCGGCCTCTTTTCGCTTGCGTCTTTCCTCCTCTCGTCgctttctcttttcctcttccCTCTGCCGTTTCTTTTCGAgctctcttcttctcctctcctctctcttttcctctcttatTCGCTGTTAAGAAGAATGTGACACATTAAAATCGATTTTT
It includes:
- the upf3a gene encoding regulator of nonsense transcripts 3A isoform X2, with amino-acid sequence MRSEKDQMTVGKEKSVVEIQFRDIPREQENTPGNPKQKEEKKEVFTKVVIRRLPPSLSKDQLEEQLSPLPSYDYFEFFAADQSLYPHLFSRAYINFKNPEDILLFRDRFDGYVFIDNKGQEYPAVVEFAPFQKISKKKLKKKDAKAGSIEEDPEYKRFLENYSCDEEKSMANPETLLGEIEAKTRELIAKRTTPLLEYIKNKKIEKQRIREEKREERRRRELEKKRQREEEKRKRREEERRKRKEAEKQKKLSDKDIKIKLLKKSDRDDDVDSDRMKDKSDTGEADRGKWEKTGGQMKSKEPKEKGQPESDKEQREQHGRRQRDKDHRGKDEERKRQRHHYEFDKFMRRKDETKWGKGYCQDRAKKEGHHHGYSYCPDSGDKMGKEDREDLGNRKERLRNKDRPAMQLYQPGARNRKRMSSAGKGYDCIPVGHSPETEHCYEVVTMTTGLEKGFEKSKEEQ
- the upf3a gene encoding regulator of nonsense transcripts 3A isoform X1 — encoded protein: MRSEKDQMTVGKEKSVVEIQFRDIPREQENTPGNPKQKEEKKEVFTKVVIRRLPPSLSKDQLEEQLSPLPSYDYFEFFAADQSLYPHLFSRAYINFKNPEDILLFRDRFDGYVFIDNKGQEYPAVVEFAPFQKISKKKLKKKDAKAGSIEEDPEYKRFLENYSCDEEKSMANPETLLGEIEAKTRELIAKRTTPLLEYIKNKKIEKQRIREEKREERRRRELEKKRQREEEKRKRREEERRKRKEAEKQKKLSDKDIKIKLLKKSDRDDDVDSDRMKDKSDTGEADRGKWEKTGGQMKSKEPKEKGQPESDKEQREQHGRRQRDKDHRGKDEERKRQRHHYEFDKFMRRKDETKWGKGYCQDRAKKEGHHHGYSYCPDSGDKMGKEDREDLGNRKERLRNKVSEKDRPAMQLYQPGARNRKRMSSAGKGYDCIPVGHSPETEHCYEVVTMTTGLEKGFEKSKEEQ